From one Paeniglutamicibacter psychrophenolicus genomic stretch:
- the zwf gene encoding glucose-6-phosphate dehydrogenase: MLDSTPRPALNHPNPLRDRRDRRLEKIAGPSALVFFGITGDLARKKLMPAVYDLANRGLLPPNFAVVGFGRRDWSAKAFAAEAKAWVKDHARTAFNETVWEQLASGFRFISGGFDDDAAFIKLRETLDDLAARRGTSKNHAFYLSIPPNSFETVCQQLSKHGLAHDDSPDAGWSRVVIEKPFGHDLASARELNEIVESVFPPDAVFRIDHYLGKETVQNLLALRFANQLFEPLWNSKYVDHVQITMAEDIGIGGRAGYYDGVGAARDVIQNHLLQLLALTAMEEPISFDADHLRAEKEKVLTAVRLPADLDSASARGQYTSGWQGGEKVTGFLDEEGFNPASKTETYAAIKLEINTRRWAGAPFYLRAGKRLGRRVTEIAVVFKRAPNLLFRDHKDDEFGQNAIVIRVQPDEGVTIRFGSKVPGTQMEVRDVTMDFGYGHAFTESSPEAYERLILDVLLGEPPLFPRHEEVEQSWRILDPFEQRWASLPEQPEPYAPGSWGPASADELMARDGRTWRRP; the protein is encoded by the coding sequence ATGCTCGATTCCACCCCGCGCCCCGCGCTGAACCACCCCAATCCGCTGCGTGACCGCCGGGACCGGCGCCTGGAGAAGATTGCCGGGCCCTCGGCGCTGGTGTTCTTCGGCATCACCGGGGACCTGGCCCGCAAGAAGCTCATGCCCGCCGTCTACGACCTGGCCAACCGCGGCCTGCTGCCGCCGAACTTCGCCGTGGTCGGCTTCGGGCGCCGGGACTGGAGCGCCAAGGCGTTCGCGGCCGAGGCCAAGGCCTGGGTCAAGGACCACGCCCGCACCGCCTTCAACGAGACCGTCTGGGAGCAGCTGGCCAGCGGCTTCCGGTTCATTTCCGGCGGGTTCGACGACGATGCCGCGTTCATCAAGCTGCGCGAGACGCTCGACGACTTGGCCGCCCGGCGCGGAACCTCCAAGAACCACGCCTTCTACCTCTCCATCCCGCCGAACTCCTTCGAGACCGTCTGCCAGCAGCTCTCCAAGCACGGCCTGGCCCACGACGACTCCCCCGATGCCGGCTGGTCCCGGGTCGTCATCGAAAAACCCTTCGGCCACGACCTGGCTTCGGCCCGCGAGCTGAACGAGATCGTCGAGTCGGTCTTCCCGCCCGATGCGGTGTTCCGCATCGACCACTACCTGGGCAAGGAGACGGTGCAGAACCTGCTGGCGCTGCGCTTCGCCAACCAGCTCTTCGAACCGCTGTGGAACTCCAAGTACGTGGACCACGTGCAGATCACCATGGCCGAGGACATCGGCATCGGCGGCCGCGCCGGCTACTACGACGGCGTGGGCGCCGCCCGCGACGTCATCCAGAACCACCTGCTGCAGCTGCTGGCCCTGACCGCCATGGAGGAACCCATCTCCTTCGACGCGGACCACCTGCGGGCCGAGAAGGAAAAGGTGCTCACCGCCGTGCGGCTGCCGGCGGACCTGGACTCGGCCAGCGCCCGCGGCCAGTACACCTCCGGCTGGCAGGGCGGGGAAAAGGTCACCGGCTTCCTGGACGAGGAGGGCTTCAACCCGGCCTCCAAGACCGAGACCTACGCGGCGATCAAGCTGGAGATCAACACCCGGCGCTGGGCCGGGGCCCCGTTCTACCTGCGCGCCGGCAAGCGCCTTGGACGGCGGGTCACCGAGATCGCGGTGGTCTTCAAGCGCGCACCCAACCTGCTCTTCCGCGACCACAAGGACGACGAGTTCGGGCAGAACGCCATCGTCATCCGGGTCCAGCCCGACGAGGGAGTGACCATCCGCTTCGGTTCCAAGGTCCCGGGCACGCAGATGGAGGTGCGCGACGTGACCATGGACTTCGGCTACGGGCACGCGTTCACCGAGTCCTCCCCCGAGGCCTACGAGCGATTGATCCTCGACGTGCTGCTGGGCGAGCCCCCGCTGTTCCCCCGCCACGAGGAGGTCGAGCAGTCCTGGCGCATCCTCGATCCGTTCGAGCAGCGCTGGGCCTCGCTGCCCGAGCAGCCCGAACCCTATGCCCCCGGCTCCTGGGGCCCGGCCTCGGCCGATGAATTGATGGCCCGCGACGGAAGGACATGGCGCCGCCCATGA
- a CDS encoding glucose-6-phosphate dehydrogenase assembly protein OpcA gives MIAELKDTTTSKISKELVTMRRAGGSAALSRVLTLLVITRAGYEEDAIAAASLASREHPCRIVVVVKGAATGATRLDAQIRLGGDAGAAEVIVLHTFGPDAHVDESLVSGLLLPDAPIVAWWPHGVPKDAANTPLGKIAHRRITDSGAEANPRKALFALADSYRAGDTDLAWTRLTLWRAQLAAVLDQLDPAEVTAVTVTGAVDSPSTVLLAAWLRLCLKIPVTLSSSPEGTGVRSVRFAREAGDVELSRPPGDVAELYQPGQKAQLISLPQRPVSDCLAEEMRRLDPDEVFGEVVREGLKRTNLRSIRASER, from the coding sequence ATGATTGCCGAGCTGAAAGACACCACCACCTCGAAGATCTCCAAGGAACTTGTCACCATGCGCCGGGCCGGCGGATCCGCCGCGCTCTCCCGCGTGCTGACGCTGCTGGTGATCACCCGGGCCGGGTACGAGGAGGACGCGATCGCCGCGGCCTCGCTTGCCAGCCGCGAACACCCCTGCCGCATCGTGGTGGTGGTCAAGGGCGCGGCCACCGGGGCGACCCGGCTGGACGCGCAGATCCGCCTGGGCGGTGACGCCGGCGCCGCGGAGGTCATCGTGCTGCACACCTTCGGCCCCGATGCGCACGTCGACGAATCCCTGGTCTCCGGGCTGCTGCTGCCAGACGCCCCGATCGTGGCCTGGTGGCCGCACGGGGTTCCGAAGGACGCGGCAAACACCCCGCTGGGGAAGATCGCGCACCGCCGCATCACCGATTCGGGTGCCGAGGCGAACCCGCGCAAGGCGCTCTTCGCGCTGGCCGATTCCTACCGGGCCGGGGACACCGACCTGGCCTGGACCCGGCTGACGCTGTGGCGCGCCCAGCTGGCCGCGGTGCTGGACCAGCTGGACCCCGCCGAGGTCACCGCGGTGACGGTCACCGGGGCCGTCGATTCCCCCTCCACGGTGCTGCTGGCCGCCTGGCTGCGGCTGTGCCTGAAGATCCCGGTGACGCTGTCCTCCTCCCCCGAGGGCACCGGGGTGCGCTCGGTGCGCTTTGCCCGCGAGGCCGGGGACGTTGAGCTTTCCCGTCCCCCCGGGGACGTGGCCGAGTTGTACCAGCCGGGCCAGAAGGCCCAGCTGATTTCATTGCCGCAGCGCCCCGTGTCCGACTGCCTGGCCGAGGAGATGCGCCGGCTGGATCCGGACGAGGTCTTCGGCGAGGTCGTGCGCGAGGGCCTGAAACGCACCAACCTGAGGAGCATCCGTGCCAGTGAGCGCTAA
- the pgl gene encoding 6-phosphogluconolactonase, whose protein sequence is MSAKRHVVIHPDLPATAAAVAARLVTAILDAQAARGEASIVLTGGTLGIASLKAVADSPALGSVDWSRVNFYWGDERFVESGSPDRNAVQAEVLLGVLDAHGLDRGRVHAMGAADDFRTPEEAAAAYAHLLEREASDEGTAGSLPVFDVLMLGMGPDSHVASLFPDHAGAAAGGATVIGVHDSPKPPPLRVSLTFEAINTARAVWLVVAGADKAPAAGVALGQEPVARERVPASGVSGTQGTWWLMDAAAAALV, encoded by the coding sequence GTGAGCGCTAAGCGACACGTTGTCATCCACCCCGACCTGCCCGCCACCGCAGCGGCTGTCGCCGCCCGGCTGGTCACCGCGATCCTTGACGCGCAGGCGGCCCGCGGCGAGGCATCCATCGTGCTCACCGGCGGAACCCTGGGCATCGCCTCGCTCAAGGCCGTCGCCGACTCCCCGGCCTTGGGCTCGGTCGACTGGTCGCGGGTGAACTTCTACTGGGGCGACGAGCGCTTCGTCGAATCCGGTTCCCCGGACCGCAACGCGGTGCAGGCCGAGGTGCTGCTGGGCGTGCTCGATGCCCACGGGCTGGACCGGGGCCGGGTGCACGCCATGGGCGCAGCCGACGACTTCCGGACCCCCGAGGAGGCCGCTGCCGCCTACGCGCACCTGCTGGAACGGGAGGCCTCCGACGAGGGCACCGCAGGTTCCCTGCCGGTCTTCGACGTGCTGATGCTGGGCATGGGCCCGGACTCCCACGTGGCCTCGCTCTTCCCCGACCACGCGGGCGCCGCGGCCGGCGGGGCCACCGTCATCGGGGTGCACGATTCGCCCAAGCCGCCGCCGCTGCGCGTGTCCTTGACGTTCGAGGCCATCAACACCGCCCGTGCGGTGTGGCTCGTGGTCGCCGGTGCCGACAAGGCCCCCGCGGCCGGCGTTGCCCTGGGCCAGGAGCCGGTGGCGCGCGAACGCGTTCCGGCCTCCGGGGTGTCCGGCACACAGGGCACCTGGTGGCTCATGGACGCCGCCGCCGCCGCCCTGGTCTGA
- the secG gene encoding preprotein translocase subunit SecG, translating to MDVIKLVLQILLGITSLLLTLLILLHKGRGGGMSDMFGGGMTTSLGSSGVAERNLNRVTIVLGIIWAAVIIGLGLVMRFSVES from the coding sequence GTGGACGTCATCAAGTTGGTATTGCAGATTTTGCTGGGCATCACGAGCCTGCTGCTCACGCTGCTCATCCTGCTGCACAAGGGTCGCGGCGGCGGCATGTCCGACATGTTCGGCGGTGGCATGACCACCTCGCTGGGTTCCTCCGGCGTCGCTGAGCGCAACCTCAACCGCGTGACCATCGTGCTCGGAATCATCTGGGCAGCGGTCATCATCGGCCTGGGCCTGGTCATGCGCTTCAGCGTCGAGTCCTAG
- the tpiA gene encoding triose-phosphate isomerase translates to MTTSTNGEFDRKPLIAGNWKMNMDHVQGITLLQKLAWTLADAEHDFERVEVAVFPPFTDLRGVQTLTMGDNLPVRYGAQDLSAHDSGAYTGEISGQFLSRLGCGYVLVGHSERRALHNESNELLASKVAAAYRHGVTPVLCVGEGLEIRQAGNHVQYTLEQLRGSLAGVTTEQAATLVVAYEPVWAIGTGEVAGPEDAQELCAAIRAELAVLFGADVAASVRVLYGGSVKASNAAAILAQRDVDGVLVGGASLDAAEFANIVRFEHHLVTD, encoded by the coding sequence GTGACCACATCGACCAATGGTGAATTCGACCGGAAGCCGCTGATTGCCGGCAACTGGAAAATGAACATGGACCACGTCCAGGGCATCACGCTGCTGCAGAAGCTGGCCTGGACGCTGGCCGACGCCGAACACGACTTCGAGCGGGTCGAGGTGGCGGTCTTCCCGCCGTTCACCGACCTGCGCGGCGTGCAGACGCTGACCATGGGCGACAACCTCCCGGTGCGCTACGGCGCCCAGGACCTCTCCGCCCACGACTCCGGGGCCTACACCGGGGAAATCTCCGGCCAGTTCCTCTCCCGCCTGGGCTGCGGCTACGTGCTGGTGGGACACAGCGAACGCCGTGCCCTGCACAACGAGTCCAACGAGCTGCTGGCCTCCAAGGTCGCCGCCGCGTACCGCCACGGGGTAACCCCTGTGCTGTGCGTGGGCGAGGGCCTGGAGATCCGCCAGGCCGGAAACCATGTCCAGTACACGCTCGAGCAGTTGCGTGGTTCGCTGGCCGGGGTCACCACGGAGCAGGCGGCAACCCTCGTGGTTGCCTACGAGCCGGTCTGGGCCATCGGCACCGGCGAGGTCGCGGGACCGGAGGACGCACAGGAACTGTGCGCGGCCATCCGCGCCGAGCTCGCGGTGCTCTTTGGCGCCGATGTCGCGGCCTCGGTCCGGGTGCTCTACGGTGGCTCGGTCAAGGCGTCGAATGCCGCGGCAATCCTCGCGCAGCGCGACGTCGACGGCGTGTTGGTGGGCGGGGCATCGTTGGATGCCGCGGAATTTGCTAACATTGTTAGGTTCGAGCACCACCTGGTGACCGACTAA
- a CDS encoding phosphoglycerate kinase, translating to MTSHTLDELIADGVLGRRVLVRSDLNVPLDGFTVTDDGRVRASIPVVQKLAEAGARVIVMAHLGRPKGEPDPTYSIAPASTRLAELSGLDVRTATDVTGPSAQKFAGELTDGAVLVLENVRFDARETSKDQGERAQFAAELAALAGEDGAYVNDAFGAVHRKHASVYDIAALLPAYQGDLVATEVRVLKTLTEAPKRPYVVVLGGSKVSDKLAVIDNLLGRADHLLIGGGMAFTFLKALGHEVGGSLLEEDQLETCRGYLSRAKELGCDIVLPTDVVVASKFGADAEHEVRSAEDITGGRFGDTGLGLDIGPVSGETFASYITSANTVFWNGPMGVFEIPAFAGGTRAVAGALAESEAFSVVGGGDSAAAVRTLGFHDDDFGHISTGGGASLEYLEGKELPGLTALEARK from the coding sequence ATGACTTCCCACACTCTCGACGAACTGATCGCCGATGGTGTCCTTGGGCGGCGCGTTCTGGTCCGCAGCGACCTGAACGTGCCGCTCGATGGCTTCACCGTCACCGACGATGGGCGTGTACGCGCCTCCATTCCCGTGGTGCAGAAGCTGGCCGAGGCCGGCGCCCGCGTCATTGTCATGGCACACCTGGGCCGCCCCAAGGGCGAGCCGGACCCCACCTACTCCATCGCCCCGGCGTCCACGCGCCTGGCCGAGCTCTCCGGGCTCGACGTGCGCACCGCAACCGACGTCACGGGACCCTCCGCGCAGAAATTTGCCGGCGAACTGACCGACGGTGCCGTGCTGGTGCTGGAAAACGTGCGCTTCGACGCGCGCGAAACCTCCAAGGACCAGGGCGAACGCGCCCAATTCGCCGCCGAACTGGCCGCACTGGCCGGCGAAGACGGCGCCTACGTGAACGACGCCTTCGGTGCGGTGCACCGCAAGCACGCCTCGGTGTACGACATCGCCGCGCTGCTTCCCGCCTACCAGGGCGACCTGGTGGCCACCGAGGTGCGGGTCCTGAAGACCCTCACCGAGGCGCCCAAGCGTCCCTACGTGGTCGTGCTGGGCGGTTCCAAGGTTTCGGACAAGCTTGCGGTCATCGACAACCTGCTGGGCCGCGCCGACCACCTGCTGATCGGCGGCGGCATGGCCTTCACCTTCCTCAAGGCCCTGGGCCACGAGGTTGGCGGCTCGCTGCTTGAGGAGGACCAGCTGGAAACCTGCCGCGGCTACCTCTCGCGCGCCAAGGAACTGGGCTGCGACATCGTGCTGCCCACCGACGTGGTCGTTGCCTCGAAGTTCGGGGCCGACGCCGAGCACGAGGTGCGCTCCGCCGAGGACATCACCGGCGGGCGCTTCGGCGACACCGGGCTGGGCCTGGACATCGGCCCGGTTTCCGGGGAAACCTTCGCCAGCTACATCACCAGCGCCAACACCGTCTTCTGGAACGGGCCCATGGGCGTCTTCGAGATCCCGGCCTTCGCCGGCGGCACCCGTGCGGTGGCCGGCGCGCTGGCCGAATCCGAGGCGTTCAGCGTCGTCGGCGGCGGGGATTCCGCTGCCGCGGTGCGCACGCTGGGTTTCCACGATGACGATTTCGGACATATTTCCACCGGCGGCGGTGCCTCCCTCGAGTACCTCGAGGGCAAGGAACTGCCAGGCCTGACTGCCTTGGAGGCGCGTAAGTGA
- the gap gene encoding type I glyceraldehyde-3-phosphate dehydrogenase, with amino-acid sequence MTTRVGINGFGRIGRNFLRAALANRADIEIVAVNDLGSINDLAMLVKYDSIMGRLEEDVSVDGAYIVVGNKRIKVLSQKDPAHLGWGELGVDVVIESTGLFTKAADAEKHLQAGAKKVIISAPASKEDITIVMGVNHEKYEADKHHIISNASCTTNCLGPIAKVLNDQFGIVDGLMTTIHAYTADQHLQDSPHKKDPRRARAAALNMIPTSTGAAKAIGLVLPELKGKLNGYAMRVPVPTGSATDLTVNLAREASVEEINAAFKKAAEEGPLKGFLKYSEDPLVSTDIVHDAHSAVFDAGLTTVIGTTAKVVAWYDNEWAYSTRLVDLTEYVGARLG; translated from the coding sequence GTGACTACCCGTGTTGGCATTAACGGTTTCGGACGCATCGGTCGCAACTTCCTGCGAGCCGCCCTGGCGAACCGCGCAGACATCGAAATTGTTGCAGTAAACGACCTCGGATCGATCAACGACCTGGCCATGCTGGTCAAGTACGACTCGATCATGGGCCGCCTGGAAGAAGACGTGAGCGTCGACGGCGCCTACATCGTCGTCGGAAACAAGCGCATCAAGGTCCTCTCGCAGAAGGATCCCGCCCACCTGGGCTGGGGCGAGCTGGGCGTCGACGTCGTCATCGAGTCCACCGGCCTGTTCACCAAGGCAGCGGACGCCGAGAAGCACCTGCAGGCAGGCGCCAAGAAGGTCATAATTTCCGCCCCCGCTTCCAAGGAAGACATCACCATCGTCATGGGTGTCAACCACGAGAAGTACGAGGCCGACAAGCACCACATCATCTCCAACGCCTCCTGCACCACCAACTGCCTGGGCCCGATCGCCAAGGTGCTCAACGACCAGTTCGGCATCGTCGACGGATTGATGACCACCATCCACGCTTACACCGCGGACCAGCACCTGCAGGATTCCCCGCACAAGAAGGATCCGCGCCGCGCCCGCGCCGCCGCCCTGAACATGATCCCGACCTCCACCGGTGCGGCCAAGGCCATCGGCCTGGTCCTCCCGGAGCTCAAGGGCAAGCTCAACGGCTACGCCATGCGCGTGCCGGTCCCGACCGGGTCGGCCACCGACCTGACCGTGAACCTGGCCCGCGAGGCATCCGTCGAGGAAATCAACGCCGCGTTCAAGAAGGCCGCCGAAGAGGGCCCGCTCAAGGGCTTCCTGAAGTACTCAGAGGATCCGCTGGTCTCCACCGACATCGTCCACGATGCGCACTCCGCGGTCTTCGACGCCGGTCTCACCACCGTCATCGGCACCACCGCGAAGGTCGTCGCCTGGTACGACAACGAGTGGGCCTACTCCACCCGCCTGGTTGACCTGACCGAATACGTCGGCGCCCGGCTCGGTTAG
- a CDS encoding superoxide dismutase, with protein MAIYTLPELQYDYAALEPNISARIMELHHSKHHAAYVAGANTALEQLAEARAKGEFGNIPKLSKDLAFHLGGHTNHSIFWNNLSPEGGDKPEGELAAAIDDAFGSFDAFRAHFTAAAMSLQGSGWALLGFEGLGGQLVIEQLYDQQGNVPVATTPLLMLDMWEHAFYLDYVNVKADYVKAFWNIVNWADVSARFEAARKGAAALIVPGK; from the coding sequence TTGGCTATTTATACCTTGCCCGAGCTGCAGTACGATTACGCGGCCCTGGAGCCGAACATCTCGGCGCGGATCATGGAGCTGCACCACTCCAAGCACCATGCGGCCTATGTGGCCGGGGCGAACACCGCCCTGGAGCAGCTGGCCGAGGCGCGGGCGAAGGGCGAGTTCGGGAACATCCCGAAGCTGTCCAAGGACCTGGCGTTCCACCTGGGCGGGCACACGAACCACTCGATCTTCTGGAACAACCTGTCCCCGGAGGGCGGGGACAAGCCCGAGGGGGAGCTGGCCGCGGCGATCGACGACGCGTTCGGGTCCTTCGACGCGTTCCGTGCGCACTTCACGGCGGCGGCGATGAGCCTGCAGGGGTCCGGCTGGGCGTTGCTGGGCTTTGAGGGCCTGGGTGGCCAGCTGGTCATCGAGCAGCTGTACGACCAGCAGGGCAACGTGCCGGTGGCGACGACCCCGCTGTTGATGCTGGACATGTGGGAGCACGCGTTCTACCTGGATTACGTGAATGTGAAGGCCGACTACGTGAAGGCGTTCTGGAACATCGTGAACTGGGCCGATGTCTCGGCGCGTTTCGAGGCGGCCCGCAAGGGTGCCGCGGCGCTGATCGTCCCGGGCAAGTAA
- the whiA gene encoding DNA-binding protein WhiA gives MALTASVKDELSRLEIRRSSERKAEVSTMLRFCGGLHIISGRIVIEAEVDLASTARRLRAAIAEVYGHASEIIVVSGGGLRRGNRYVVRVVRDGEALARQTGLLDGRGRPVRGLPSVIVNGSTADAEAVWRGAFLSHGSLTEPGRSSALEITCPGPESALALVGAARRLGLVAKAREVRGVDRVVIRDGEAIAQLLTRMGAHDALMVWEERRMRKEVRATANRLANFDDANLRRSAQAAVAAGARVERALEILGDEVPEHLKYAGALRVAHKQASLDELGRMAEPPMTKDAIAGRIRRLLAMADKRASELGIPGTEASVPLDMLEH, from the coding sequence ATGGCACTGACGGCTTCCGTCAAGGACGAGCTGTCCCGGCTTGAGATTCGGAGATCCTCCGAGCGCAAGGCAGAAGTATCCACCATGCTGCGATTCTGCGGCGGCCTGCACATCATCTCCGGACGCATCGTCATCGAGGCCGAGGTCGACCTCGCCTCCACCGCCCGGCGGCTTCGCGCCGCCATCGCCGAGGTCTACGGCCACGCCTCCGAAATCATCGTGGTTTCCGGGGGAGGGCTGCGCCGCGGCAACCGCTACGTGGTCCGCGTGGTCCGCGACGGCGAGGCCCTGGCCCGCCAGACCGGCCTGCTCGACGGGCGGGGCCGGCCGGTGCGCGGGCTGCCCTCGGTCATCGTCAATGGCTCCACCGCCGACGCCGAGGCCGTGTGGCGCGGTGCCTTCCTCTCCCACGGTTCGCTCACCGAGCCCGGGCGTTCCTCGGCACTGGAAATCACCTGCCCCGGACCCGAGTCCGCGCTGGCACTGGTCGGCGCCGCACGGCGCCTGGGGCTGGTGGCCAAGGCCCGCGAGGTCCGCGGGGTTGACCGCGTGGTCATCCGCGACGGCGAGGCCATCGCCCAGCTGCTCACCCGGATGGGTGCGCACGACGCGCTGATGGTCTGGGAAGAACGCCGCATGCGCAAGGAAGTGCGTGCCACCGCCAACCGCCTGGCCAACTTCGACGACGCGAACCTGCGCCGCTCGGCCCAGGCCGCCGTCGCCGCAGGGGCCAGGGTGGAACGCGCCCTGGAGATCCTCGGGGACGAGGTCCCCGAGCACCTCAAGTACGCCGGTGCGCTTCGCGTTGCACACAAGCAGGCATCCCTGGACGAGCTCGGACGCATGGCCGAACCGCCCATGACCAAGGACGCGATCGCCGGGCGAATCCGCCGATTGCTGGCCATGGCCGACAAAAGGGCCTCCGAACTGGGAATACCCGGCACCGAGGCCAGCGTTCCACTGGATATGCTCGAACACTGA
- a CDS encoding gluconeogenesis factor YvcK family protein, giving the protein MAFFTGPIPIQPPSRSNGENKVVRVVALGGGHGLSASLSALRRLTTDLTAIVTVADDGGSSGRLREELDVLPPGDLRMALAALCDDTDWGRTWRDVMQHRFTSKPGSSAALDQHAVGNLLIVALWELLKDPVAGLRWAGALLGARGQVLPMSTTPLTITGDVLQEDAGSGLVQRRLSGQAKLAEAGESALVSNVRLEPADAAACTEALDAIELADWVVLGPGSWYTSVLPHLLLPEMREGLQQTAARRLLTMNLSTDTAETGGMDAAAHLEVIAKYAPDLRLDAVLADPTTISDHEAFTHAAARLGARTFFGKVGVGAGRAVHDPLRLAAAYHDVFTTFSTDEPSS; this is encoded by the coding sequence ATGGCGTTTTTCACCGGCCCGATCCCCATCCAGCCACCTTCCCGCTCCAACGGGGAGAACAAGGTCGTGCGCGTGGTCGCGCTCGGCGGCGGCCACGGCCTGTCGGCCTCGCTGTCCGCACTGCGCCGGCTGACCACCGACCTGACTGCCATCGTCACGGTGGCCGACGACGGGGGCTCCTCCGGGCGCCTGCGCGAGGAGCTCGACGTGCTGCCCCCCGGGGACCTGCGCATGGCGCTGGCCGCCCTGTGCGACGACACCGACTGGGGGCGGACCTGGCGCGATGTCATGCAGCACCGATTCACCTCGAAACCCGGATCGAGCGCGGCGCTGGACCAGCACGCCGTGGGCAACCTGCTGATCGTGGCCCTGTGGGAACTGCTCAAGGACCCCGTGGCGGGACTGCGCTGGGCCGGGGCCCTGCTGGGCGCCCGCGGCCAGGTGCTGCCCATGAGCACCACCCCGCTGACCATCACCGGGGACGTGCTGCAGGAAGACGCCGGCAGCGGGCTGGTGCAGCGCCGGCTCTCCGGCCAGGCGAAGCTCGCCGAGGCCGGCGAGAGCGCGCTGGTCTCCAACGTGCGCCTGGAACCGGCCGACGCCGCGGCCTGCACCGAGGCGCTTGACGCCATCGAGCTGGCCGACTGGGTAGTGCTCGGCCCGGGCTCCTGGTACACCTCGGTGCTGCCGCACCTCTTGCTGCCGGAAATGCGCGAGGGCCTGCAGCAGACCGCGGCGCGCCGGCTGCTGACCATGAACCTTTCCACCGACACCGCCGAGACCGGGGGGATGGACGCGGCCGCGCATCTGGAAGTCATCGCCAAGTACGCCCCGGACCTGCGCCTGGACGCCGTATTGGCCGACCCGACGACGATTTCGGACCACGAGGCGTTCACCCACGCCGCCGCCCGGCTAGGTGCCCGCACCTTTTTCGGTAAAGTAGGGGTTGGTGCCGGACGAGCAGTCCACGACCCCTTGAGACTTGCCGCCGCATACCACGACGTGTTCACCACGTTCAGCACAGACGAGCCCAGCAGTTAG
- the rapZ gene encoding RNase adapter RapZ, with protein MTTELAPVKPPESELLVITGMSGAGRTTAAHALEDHGWYVVENLPPTLLGMLTEIVAHAGGSIPKLAVVMDVRSKSLFPQLRENLNALTSAGIAYRVLFLDAADDLLVRRFEQGRRPHPLQEDDRIVDGINREREVLRELKEAAEIVVDTTEMSVHDLARSITELFSESGPIVLRLNVMSFGFKYGVPTDANYVADVRFIPNPHWVPELRPHTGKDKAVSDYVLSATGAAEFIERYIGALEPVFEGYRRENKHYATLAVGCTGGKHRSVATAEEIGRRLAQLPNVRVNVTHRDLGRE; from the coding sequence ATGACCACCGAGCTTGCCCCAGTGAAACCACCCGAGTCCGAACTTCTAGTGATTACCGGCATGTCGGGCGCCGGGCGCACCACCGCTGCCCACGCGCTGGAAGACCACGGCTGGTATGTGGTGGAGAACCTGCCCCCGACGCTGCTGGGCATGCTCACCGAGATCGTGGCACACGCCGGAGGGTCCATCCCGAAGCTCGCCGTGGTGATGGACGTGCGCTCCAAGTCGCTTTTCCCGCAGCTGCGCGAAAACCTGAACGCACTGACCAGCGCCGGCATCGCCTACCGCGTGCTGTTCCTTGACGCCGCCGACGACCTGTTGGTCCGCCGCTTCGAGCAGGGACGGCGCCCGCACCCGCTGCAGGAAGACGACCGCATCGTCGACGGCATCAACCGCGAGCGCGAGGTGCTCCGGGAGCTGAAGGAAGCGGCGGAAATCGTCGTTGACACCACCGAGATGTCGGTGCATGATTTGGCCCGCTCGATCACCGAGCTGTTCTCCGAGTCCGGCCCGATCGTGCTGCGGCTGAACGTCATGAGCTTCGGCTTCAAGTACGGGGTCCCCACCGACGCCAACTACGTCGCCGATGTCCGCTTCATCCCCAACCCGCACTGGGTCCCCGAGTTGCGCCCGCACACCGGCAAGGACAAGGCGGTCTCCGACTACGTGCTGTCGGCCACGGGTGCCGCGGAATTCATCGAACGCTACATCGGTGCCCTGGAGCCGGTCTTCGAAGGCTACCGCCGCGAAAACAAGCACTACGCCACCCTTGCGGTGGGCTGCACCGGCGGCAAGCACCGCTCGGTGGCCACGGCCGAGGAAATCGGGCGCCGGCTGGCCCAGCTGCCCAATGTGCGCGTCAACGTCACGCACCGGGACCTGGGGCGCGAGTAG